A genome region from Nocardiopsis exhalans includes the following:
- a CDS encoding DUF4132 domain-containing protein, with protein MGWVTVSDGYTVCLRGEGSQAQLVCRNPKGRELARVPSSLGRDPVVVALRDLRGRLAKHEEDVRAQVRTWVLRSLSIPAALVTAVWSDPVWRQVLAGTVVVPAPDGPSSQEPGLISDTHPEHGVELVALDGTRTWSSAAAFVLPHPVRLGADLASWRALADKHGAADGSPQLDRPVWLRPDDFAPETSSVGLRPSFGYEVGAAFEKQANRLGGRIRDETAHFQVYGADHAAGPIPVAVWLRWQGLESCVAVNDLAWHTPSGPVDDVAWSEGVNILMELYERSPDAKDHLVGTTPKQVPARDYQTGEPAPPKPFPVRGERASLVHADGVALSPARDGEDPLIALGLSHPALDGHVVMLVPDHSVAGRRALWEALGLVHQSETEVGAARHRPPEFLAAVLHRHPAQFEHALALLPVLRAQGEVAMAKPGRARKAFDEAADNLLRTAPELRYLFFDECAQILAGVGNASYATGFHDQARAAELELDHVDEEAVIEAYAHFPAPGSLPHSLKTHARALAARLAPAQAYRRHRELVIAWCEAENRASKDLATGLVTLAQAAGIVPGGEGTDDREADARAVQAMLTNGSLALAPAKAWTAFLPLLRSMVAEDPRLGGLLATQIPAPSGRTAKAKAAAARLWARVLRESGVEEPFGAGSGVSPTAVKHWVDTFLRTYAGMALPAEELREPLRQAGEVLREAGLAADGSPLLSPFNWHDPQPLGTLDLVVSCEMPLDGYRGQDPEGAERFQAINPKSWLIQAPEPHDLTGLAADPLWRGRLRAAVDGYTRFENTSGFGHSTDSPIPEDGDHDARRIREQVAEYTRGLVHTPGFADVVDDILADHHAWISGTVTPGLPVLYAAVRAAERFLWREPTPRVIERVRPILARARVAESLAATLSGGVTDELYFPVLEGLEPNYSYALEECGTDLYLACKAGTFDSSMRQVRPEGLEPVLTTRLGSSVEKRWCSVCLAAQVEGRPLERCTHEDGKGLEETTEEQVRFPGGAEATVRRVSRYRQELVDSEGRILAAHRVGRSGDSRYLAVHDYCHRYAAGTGLVPPPGWWRHMRVRDPEGSALLRTVDTGLAERLIAAVTEDLGQRVVSATDRMPPRGTLPERDECITELTATVRTFLPAITDERLLKGVTALVWTAVECRERVAALQARLETEGALAED; from the coding sequence ATGGGATGGGTCACCGTCAGCGACGGGTACACGGTGTGTCTGCGGGGCGAGGGCTCCCAGGCACAGCTGGTCTGCCGTAACCCCAAGGGTCGTGAGCTGGCACGCGTGCCCTCCTCCCTCGGCAGGGACCCGGTCGTCGTCGCCCTACGGGACCTGCGCGGACGCCTCGCCAAGCACGAAGAGGACGTCCGCGCACAGGTCCGGACCTGGGTGCTGCGTTCACTGTCGATCCCGGCCGCGCTGGTCACCGCGGTCTGGTCCGACCCCGTCTGGCGGCAGGTACTGGCCGGGACCGTCGTCGTCCCCGCCCCAGACGGCCCGAGCTCCCAGGAACCCGGCCTGATCAGCGACACCCACCCCGAGCACGGTGTGGAACTGGTCGCCCTGGACGGCACCCGCACCTGGTCATCGGCGGCCGCGTTCGTCCTTCCCCATCCCGTCCGGCTCGGCGCGGACCTGGCGTCCTGGCGCGCGCTCGCCGACAAGCACGGCGCCGCGGACGGATCCCCTCAGCTGGACCGGCCCGTGTGGCTACGCCCGGACGACTTCGCCCCCGAGACCAGCTCCGTCGGCCTCCGTCCCTCTTTCGGCTACGAAGTGGGCGCGGCCTTCGAGAAGCAGGCCAATCGGCTCGGTGGGCGGATCCGCGACGAGACAGCCCACTTCCAGGTCTACGGGGCCGATCACGCCGCCGGACCGATCCCCGTAGCCGTGTGGCTGCGCTGGCAGGGATTGGAGAGCTGCGTGGCGGTCAACGACCTGGCCTGGCACACGCCGTCCGGCCCCGTCGACGACGTCGCCTGGTCCGAGGGCGTGAACATCCTCATGGAGCTGTACGAGCGCAGCCCCGACGCCAAGGACCACCTGGTCGGCACCACACCGAAGCAGGTGCCCGCGAGGGACTACCAAACCGGCGAACCAGCCCCACCCAAACCGTTCCCCGTCCGCGGTGAACGCGCCTCGCTCGTCCATGCCGACGGTGTCGCGCTCTCCCCCGCCCGAGACGGTGAGGACCCGCTCATCGCGCTCGGGCTGTCCCACCCCGCGCTCGACGGACACGTCGTCATGCTCGTCCCGGACCACTCGGTCGCGGGTCGGCGGGCCCTATGGGAAGCCTTGGGCCTGGTGCACCAGTCCGAGACCGAGGTCGGTGCCGCCCGGCACCGACCGCCCGAGTTCCTGGCCGCCGTGCTCCACCGCCACCCCGCCCAGTTCGAACACGCCCTCGCACTCCTGCCTGTGCTCCGGGCCCAGGGCGAGGTCGCCATGGCCAAACCCGGACGGGCCCGCAAGGCGTTCGACGAGGCCGCCGACAACCTCCTGCGCACCGCGCCCGAACTGCGTTACCTCTTCTTCGACGAGTGCGCGCAGATCCTCGCCGGGGTCGGGAACGCCTCCTACGCCACCGGGTTCCACGACCAGGCCCGGGCTGCCGAGCTCGAACTCGACCACGTGGACGAGGAAGCCGTGATCGAGGCCTACGCCCACTTCCCCGCCCCCGGTTCCCTCCCCCACAGCCTGAAAACCCACGCCAGGGCCCTCGCCGCCCGGCTGGCCCCGGCCCAGGCCTACCGCCGCCACCGCGAACTGGTCATCGCCTGGTGTGAAGCCGAGAACCGGGCGTCCAAGGACCTCGCGACCGGACTGGTCACCCTGGCACAGGCAGCTGGAATCGTGCCAGGTGGTGAGGGAACCGACGACCGCGAGGCCGACGCGCGCGCGGTCCAGGCGATGCTCACCAACGGTTCACTGGCTCTCGCACCGGCGAAGGCGTGGACGGCGTTCCTGCCCCTCCTGCGTTCGATGGTCGCCGAGGATCCGCGGTTGGGCGGGCTGCTGGCCACCCAGATCCCGGCCCCTTCGGGGCGGACCGCCAAGGCGAAGGCCGCCGCGGCCAGACTCTGGGCCCGTGTGCTCCGCGAGAGCGGGGTCGAGGAGCCCTTCGGTGCGGGCTCAGGGGTTTCTCCCACCGCGGTCAAACACTGGGTGGACACCTTCCTGCGCACTTACGCAGGGATGGCGCTCCCGGCCGAAGAGCTCCGCGAACCCCTCCGCCAGGCCGGGGAGGTGCTGCGTGAGGCTGGGCTGGCCGCCGACGGCTCGCCGCTGCTGTCCCCTTTCAACTGGCATGATCCCCAACCCCTGGGAACACTCGATCTCGTCGTGTCCTGCGAGATGCCGCTCGACGGCTACCGCGGCCAGGACCCGGAGGGAGCGGAGCGGTTCCAGGCGATCAACCCGAAGAGTTGGCTGATCCAGGCCCCGGAACCACACGACCTCACCGGTCTGGCAGCCGATCCGCTGTGGCGTGGACGTCTGCGGGCCGCGGTGGACGGGTACACGCGGTTCGAGAACACGTCGGGGTTCGGGCACTCCACGGATTCGCCCATCCCCGAGGACGGGGATCATGACGCACGCCGGATCCGGGAGCAGGTCGCGGAGTACACGCGGGGACTGGTCCACACACCCGGTTTCGCCGACGTCGTCGACGACATCCTGGCCGACCACCACGCATGGATCAGCGGGACGGTCACTCCGGGGCTGCCGGTGCTCTACGCGGCTGTGCGGGCGGCGGAGCGCTTCCTCTGGAGAGAACCCACCCCGCGGGTCATCGAACGCGTGCGGCCGATCCTGGCCAGGGCCCGGGTGGCCGAGTCCCTGGCCGCGACCCTGAGCGGGGGCGTGACCGATGAGCTGTACTTCCCCGTGCTGGAAGGCCTGGAACCCAACTACTCCTACGCGTTGGAGGAGTGCGGAACCGACCTGTACCTCGCCTGCAAGGCGGGAACCTTCGATTCCTCGATGAGGCAGGTCAGGCCCGAAGGTCTCGAACCGGTGCTGACGACCCGTTTGGGGTCCTCCGTCGAAAAGCGGTGGTGTTCGGTGTGCCTCGCCGCCCAGGTCGAGGGGCGACCACTCGAACGGTGCACGCACGAAGACGGGAAGGGACTGGAGGAGACCACCGAGGAACAGGTGCGCTTCCCCGGCGGCGCGGAGGCCACGGTCCGCCGCGTGAGCCGATACCGCCAGGAGCTGGTGGACTCCGAGGGCAGGATCCTGGCCGCCCATCGCGTGGGCCGGAGCGGGGACAGCAGATACCTGGCCGTGCACGATTACTGCCACCGGTACGCGGCGGGAACCGGTCTGGTGCCGCCTCCCGGGTGGTGGCGGCACATGCGGGTACGGGATCCTGAGGGATCCGCTCTGCTTCGTACGGTCGACACGGGCCTGGCCGAACGGCTCATCGCCGCCGTGACCGAGGATCTGGGCCAACGAGTCGTATCCGCGACGGACCGGATGCCACCTCGCGGAACACTGCCCGAGAGGGACGAGTGCATCACGGAACTCACCGCGACCGTCCGTACTTTCCTGCCCGCGATCACCGATGAACGGCTGTTGAAGGGCGTCACCGCGCTGGTGTGGACGGCCGTGGAGTGCCGCGAGCGGGTCGCGGCACTCCAGGCGCGTCTGGAGACCGAGGGCGCCCTGGCCGAGGACTGA